The window TTCGGCTCCACGAAGAAGTCTCTAAAAGAATCATCAGCGCGGAGGTCACAGCTTGTTTGATGACCAAAGTATGATCAAGTTTCGATGGTTCCGTTTTTCCCAAGCTAGGCCTTGATGATTGTACCGTATCTCTCACGCTAGGGCTCGTCCGGTTAAGACTATTTACTACATCCTTGAGAAACCCTATGATCCCTTTGAAAACCTCGGGATTCAATCTCTCCACTATATGAGAGGAAGTGTATTCAGTTAAATTCCTCAAGAGCAAGATTGTGTACGCCTTATTGAAGAAGTCTTCTTGGTGTAAAACCCAAGTCAACGATTCCATGATTCGATCGTCTTCCATCAAGATTGTTTTTGCGTCGTTCGATGGAACACTGATCaagtgaagaagacgaagagactCATCTAGCCCTTTGATATGACGTCGtccctcttcatcttcttcgctAGTGCACTTGACTACGAACAAGATCAAAGACTTATGTACGCCAGCTTCACACATCAATCTCCTGTTATTTCCCTCCATAGCCAAAACTTCAAGCTTGTGCAACGTATCTTCTCTTCCTAAGGCTGTAcgatttaaataaccaaaccaaaattgttAGTCTTAAACCGATAACCGTGCTGAACTTAATTTGATCTAACCTTAACAtgtaatttagttttgttttggacCTCTAGCTATAGCTAAAGtttacatcaaattttttttttttttttaaattcctcAGAAATAGTTATTAAATccattgatattatttattaatccaAAACCGATATACTTGTAATTTTGTAGctccaaaccgaaccaaaataaaTCCACACAAATAACCATGTTATTCGAAATAACCGGGTTCCTACCTTCTTGGCCGAACTTTTTGAGATTCTTGATCTCCTGGACGACATTAGGTTTGCCAGGAGGAGCTCGAGGTGTAGAGATTCTAACGACGCCACGAGTCTCGTTCTCGACGCACCAGTGCTGGATGAGACGGCGAAGCATGTGGTTAGGAGTAAGATCGGAGTCTAAAGGAAGAGGTTGCTTCGTGACGGGACAAGAGGAGGGGACCTTTTCGAGCCATTTAACGATGCATTGGCGGTCGTAAGTGATGCCAGAAACGGTCGTGACAGGATCTTTCATGATCTCAAGTGAGATTGGGCAGATAAAGTAATTAGGGATCTcgacctcttcttcctcttcatgatCCATTTGACGAGAAAACGTATGAGTTTGTAATGATAATATATGTAGACTagagaatattattatttattagtaaagaagaagaagaagaaaaacatgtgGTGGAGGTAAGAGGTGGCGGGCGGCTCCGTTTACTTGAGGAGAGACTGAAGATTTGTTGATTTGTCAACGCTTTGAATTTCCACTAACATATGTTTTTTAGACAAAGATTATTCATTATTAAACACATGACACGTGTATGTTTTAATTGTCAATGAAATGATGCACCtaataactgattttttttttttttttttcaattcaaagAATGTGCACTCTCATGCTATGGATTAATTAATGGATGCTCTGACTATGGATGTTATGATAGTTTTCCTTGAGACTCTAAGCTACTATGATTCATAGTCAGTGTTTTTTTCCTGGAGAATCAAAAGTTGAATTGTGAATTCTTTTATTtgcaaaaatctaaaaaagatTCTTCACATCTTGGTTAGTGACAGTAATTTGGTGTAAATATGAGATGTGTGACAGTCTTGAAATCTCAATGCTGATGATTCTCTTTATTAAGTGATCCGatgaataataaatttttagataaaacGCCTGAACTGTTTTAGCAGGATCCgagcttttttcctttttccggCAACTTTTTCGATTAACCTGTTTTGTAACTGgatcaaaattatatttctcAGCCCATCCATTTGGGAGataaacgagaaaaaaaaaagtgattctcgtcataataataaatgtaatattttttactcAGTCTTCCTCTCCTTCAATATGTTGAAAGATTCTCtccgaaaaaaaattaaaaaaaaaaaaatcaaattgctATATGGTATTGGGCAAGTTTGGTCCAATATCCAAACgcatgtaagaaaaaaaacctcaaaacctACTCAAGAGAATAAGGAacccaataaaaagtaatacaATTTTGTAACGGCCCATAAAGCCCAACAAAGGTGTTATCTTCTTCTATTTAAGAGTAAACAACACACCCCCAGCCGCGGGAACCCAAAAATCCCTAAATTATTTCCCACTGAGAGTACAGTATGTTCTCAAATGGAGAGGAGAGGTCGATCAAGGAAATGAAGagtaagaggaagaagaagacaacgcCGCCTACGAttacgaagacgaagaagaagaagaagccgtcAACGCCGGAATCGGCCCTAATCCCTTCACTTCCCGATGACTTGGCAATGAGCATCGTCGCACGCGTCTCAAGATTGTACTATCCGATTCTATCCCTCGTATCGAAGAGCTTTCGATCTCTCGTAGCTTCACCGGAGCTTTACAAGGTCAGGTCACTCTTGGGCACCACCGAGAGTTGTCTCTATGCGTGCTTCAACTGCTTTTCTGGTTTTCGTTGGTTCAACCTCTGCCGGAAACCTGATCATCATCAAACCCTAACTAGCAAcaatgatgaggaggaggagaagaataagtcatcaacaacaacaaccagtGGGTATGCTCTGGCTTCAATCCCAATCCCCAATAGTAATTGGAAGTTGTTGAAGAACTCGTTCTCGCTTTTCGACCCAAAAACACAAGCTTGGGATCCTCAGCCCTTCCCATGCCGTCAGACAGTCGGTATGTTTGACCGCCACAGCGCATCTATTGACGGAAAGTTACATGTGGTGGCTGATAAAACGATGGCTGTTTACGATGTCAAGGAAGCTAAATGGGACGTACTCTCTAATCGATCAATGTATTATGGCATGCTTCCTAATTCTTATTGCCAGAGAGATAACGTTGTGTACTCGGCTTCTCCGGAATCATTCAGATGGTATGACATCCAGGCACGAAGGTGGAGAGTTTTGCAGGGTTTGGTTGGACTACCCACGTTTCGTCGTGATTATGTTTTTAGATTGGCTAATTTTGGTGGAAAGCTAGCTGTTATGTGGTGGCAGACGATCTGTATTTATACCggtaagaagaagatttggtgtGCCGAGATTGCGCTTGAAAGGCGCAGCAGCAGCGCAACTTGTGAAATTTGGGGGAAAGTTGAGTGGTTTGATCATGTGCTTACCCTTACACCCAGTGCATTTGATGAATTCACCAGTATTATTGCTGCTACTGTTTGATGGATGGATGTGTCGCAAGGCTTCaacttttgtcttcttttaagTCTATGTGATAGACCAAAAAGGAGAGGACAAATTAAGGAATCCTGGGAGATGGGAATTGAGTCATTTGGAGTAAGGAGGCTCACCTGTAACGAAGTATTATTGTGCTTTGATTTGTACTTGTTTAGTTTATTTACTGGTTCCTAGTTTTTAAATTAAGATCACTTTCTGTTGTATTAAGAAATACAAACATATTaggcaaaagaaaaggaaaaaaaacgtGGTAATTGACTTATGATGGTCACAACcacaaaaagaagtaaagaacTTACTGTGAATCACAGTCTGTGATGAATCGATCtataaaatattggaaaaaagAAACCCATGAATGAAACAATTCAAGTTAGAAACCATACGAAGATTGTATGGCCTCTGAGGTATATCATTCTTCAACCCAATTCTATTATACAACAGTTGAAGTATTGGGGGAAAACAGATTGAATATCGCACATCACAATGAAGAAAGAATGAGAATCCAATTCCAAGTTGAAGAAAGGCATACAAATGTTACCTCGCAATCCAATCCATCAGTATTAGACATTATGTGCTTCGAATTCTAGAGTGTCATGAGAGTGATTTAGTTTGTTTGAAAGTGCTGGATTTATTTCACACTTGCGTGCTCCTAAGAAGACATCGCCATTTTTGTGACCGAGGGACTTTTTCTAGAAGCATTTGCAAGCCCACGTTGTTTCCTGACATTCCAAACATGTATCTGCACATTTGCATTGGGATAGAGATTAGAGACGAGCGCAAGTTTCAGAAGCAGCTCCCTAGAATTCAACAGTGATTTCTAACTATCAAGTGAAACAGTGTCCCTGCTTTTGGGATATATTAAAAGACTAGATTATAATGCAAGCGAGCAACggtttgattttataaaccACCTAACTCTTTGTGATAAAATCTTCCAAAGTTTGTTACAGGTTACTTACTTGCTTCGACGAGCCTTTCTTTTCCAGGAAACAAAAGATGTGATCCACTGCATAGGGATAATAATCCAAAGAACAAGTTAGAGAGTGAGAACAGtagaaaacaagacaaaagtttaaaagaagTTGCTTCCAATCACCTTAAAGACCGGCGTGAAAGACAATGGCCCAGCAATAGATGCTTTACGCAGAGGCAATCTCCGTTGAGGAACAACTTCCTTTGACAAATGCTGAGCAATTTCTTTCAGCAGTACCATTTGAGCTTTTTCAGTCCTCATAGAGACAAGTGCCTGTTTCATTGATTCCCTGTCAGCCTCCAGTGCTTGAAGCCTCATGTATAGTTTTGTTATATCAGGATCACCAAGATCTGCGTGTTCTCTCGATAAGACCACATTGCTATCACAAGTGCCATCCTCAAGCTTCTGTTCAGTTACACCGCCACTATAAGACACACTGCTGTGATGGACAGAATCAATGGTA is drawn from Camelina sativa cultivar DH55 chromosome 1, Cs, whole genome shotgun sequence and contains these coding sequences:
- the LOC104775899 gene encoding E3 ubiquitin-protein ligase PUB24-like; amino-acid sequence: MDHEEEEEVEIPNYFICPISLEIMKDPVTTVSGITYDRQCIVKWLEKVPSSCPVTKQPLPLDSDLTPNHMLRRLIQHWCVENETRGVVRISTPRAPPGKPNVVQEIKNLKKFGQEALGREDTLHKLEVLAMEGNNRRLMCEAGVHKSLILFVVKCTSEEDEEGRRHIKGLDESLRLLHLISVPSNDAKTILMEDDRIMESLTWVLHQEDFFNKAYTILLLRNLTEYTSSHIVERLNPEVFKGIIGFLKDVVNSLNRTSPSVRDTVQSSRPSLGKTEPSKLDHTLVIKQAVTSALMILLETSSWSRNRSILVDLGAIYELIELEISYADEKRITELMLGALSRLCCSANGRAEILAHRSGIAVVTKRLLRVSPAADDRALSILSTVSKFSPENMVVEELVNVGTVEKLCNVLRLDCGLNLKEKAREILKDHFDEWKKFPCIDMTLLTNLLSSSPKDQLNEFHSRVGV
- the LOC104704453 gene encoding F-box/kelch-repeat protein At5g38670-like — translated: MKSKRKKKTTPPTITKTKKKKKPSTPESALIPSLPDDLAMSIVARVSRLYYPILSLVSKSFRSLVASPELYKVRSLLGTTESCLYACFNCFSGFRWFNLCRKPDHHQTLTSNNDEEEEKNKSSTTTTSGYALASIPIPNSNWKLLKNSFSLFDPKTQAWDPQPFPCRQTVGMFDRHSASIDGKLHVVADKTMAVYDVKEAKWDVLSNRSMYYGMLPNSYCQRDNVVYSASPESFRWYDIQARRWRVLQGLVGLPTFRRDYVFRLANFGGKLAVMWWQTICIYTGKKKIWCAEIALERRSSSATCEIWGKVEWFDHVLTLTPSAFDEFTSIIAATV